The bacterium sequence TGCCGAGCTCGCGGCAGGCTATCTCCAGCGACGCCCGCCCGTACGAGAGCCTGGCCCGCGCCAGGGGCAGGGGGTCCAGCCAGGCGGCCAGCGGCGGAACCGTCCTCCCCGCGCGGGCCATCTCGATTTGCAAGAAACCGAAATCGAAGGGGGCGTTGTAGGCTAGGAGGGGCCAACCGACGATTATCCCGGCGACTGCGGGCGCCAGATCGGCGAAGGTCGGCGCCACGGCCGCGTCGCGGTCGCTTATCCCGTGAATCGCCGTCGCCTCCGGCGGGATGTTGCACCCCGGATTGACCAGGCTGCTCCAGGATTCCACCTCGACACCGGACGCGAAGCGCACCAGGGCTATCTCCACCACCCGATGCAACCCCGCGTCCAGCCCCGTGGTCTCCACGTCCAGGGCGATGAAGCTGTCAATATTATCGCGCATGGAAGATTTCCGCGTTGCTTGGCGTCCGCGAGTTGATTATAATACTCGATGAAATCTTCTGGGGGACTCGATGCGCATCACTCTTTCCATCGTGCTCGTGGGGCTCCTCGTGCTGGCGTGCGACCTGGGCGTCGGGGCGGACGGCGGGCTCACCGGCTGGGACTGGGCCCGCGCCCTCGCCCGCGACGCCGTGGACATGGCTTACGGCGAGCACTGGTACGTGATGAGCTTCGGCGCCGAGTGCCTCGACATTTCAGGCGACCTGTACGACGGGATGGCTTTCCCCGAGTGGGACGTCTACTACTCCGACGGGTCGGACGCGTACCTGTGGGTCATCATCCACCCGGATGGCCGGTACATCATCTTCGAGCTGGAGGGTTCCCAGTACGGAAATTCCCC is a genomic window containing:
- a CDS encoding 3'-5' exonuclease, yielding MRDNIDSFIALDVETTGLDAGLHRVVEIALVRFASGVEVESWSSLVNPGCNIPPEATAIHGISDRDAAVAPTFADLAPAVAGIIVGWPLLAYNAPFDFGFLQIEMARAGRTVPPLAAWLDPLPLARARLSYGRASLEIACRELGIPLSRAHRAEDDARAAGLIWLFLTGG